CAAGGGTTGGCTTAACAGTTTCTGCAGTCCCTAGTCTCTTTGTATCAAGCATAAAAACTTGATTTCTTACTTGATGCATCATTGGGTAGGCGGGGGACTTCGTGGTAATGTGTGCCACGTCTGCAAAATGAATGTGGAACTGGATCTTGTCACGACCATTATGCAAAACGGTTTTCAATTCTATGCATATTGTGATCTTAGTACCTGCCTGAGGGTTATAATATACTATTTGATACTCGTTTAGATTATGCAATCCGATGTTCACCATGGTCGAGTACTGGCTTCCACCAGTACGGAATTTTTCCCCTCTTTCAACGAGGATTACTTTTAGAGCTTTAAACAAAGATGACGTGAATTGTAGGTAGCTAAAGATAAAATGATAATCCATTTTCGAATTATCTAAGAAAGGCTGTATTATATGTTGGGGGTTCGAAGGTGATAATTGCACTGTTAAATTTTTAATAGAATCGTCATTTGTTAGTATCTTTATTGTGCAATCTTTATCATCCTCGTCGTTGTTAGAGAGATACTTGAAGGAAATCTCGTTGGGTTGTAATGCGattattttgaagttttcgGACTCAAAATTCTTGTGTAATCTTTCCACAACATCTGTCAATATAACCAATTGCATCAATTTTTGTCTAAATTTGGTCAAATACTGAATTATTATACCTAAGCTTGTGAAATTCTCCTCCAAGTAGAAGGCAAGTGGTTCTTCTTTCACAAAGTGGATGTATAGTTTATCAATTTGGCATTGGATCATCATCGTGTTTCTCTTAAACTTGGCATACAATCGTATTTGGGAGTTTGAATAATCTATCCTCAAGAACATGGAACTCTCCAGTATGGAATTTAGCGCCTTAGAACCTTCCAAAAAGGATTCTAACTCTAGTGTTATGATAGAGATGTTATCGTTAGTACTACCTCCCTGAACGATATATTGAGGTAGTTTTTGTTCGTTAATCATTTCAGATGAACAAATCTTATTATGGATTTTTAACTGATTCAAGGAATCAATTAGCATATGGTTAATAATTCTGTTCAAAATAGTTTTCTGCAATAtcatgattttttgatacGTTATTGACTCCAACTTAACTGTCATTACGTTAGAATTGTCCAGATATTTTAAATTCCATTTTCCACGTTGTGAGACAATCTTaccaattcttttttccacCACACAAGATGTTTTAGAGGATATTATCGACAATATTAGATACCAGTTGAGGGGCCAGTGTGGTAACCTAATGAACAGATCCCTTTGTAACAACAGGGAAAAATCGCCACTGTTGGAGTTATTATCAACAACGGTGCTACTTTCCGTCTTCGAagtattgttgttgttgatattCAACTGAGTCCTGATTGGCTTATTAATTTTGATGATCTTACTACACGACCATCCTGTGTTTTCAAACATGGTAGTCAAAACGTGAATTATCTTGTCTAATTTCAACTGTTGTAAAATTCTTGCCAATTCCTCTGGACTCTCTGCTCTATTGATTTTTGAGGCGTAATTCGATAAAAGTGGAGTCGGATTTCTGAAATAAAACTGCCCACTTAATAAGTCGATCTTTAATTGGATAGGTGCCATAGCAACGCATGTTGTAGGAAGTTggaataataaaacatcCGGATTTTCCTCGTcttcttgaaatatatCCCTTGCTAACAGCTCCGATCTGATAATTCTTGAATGGTTGAACATGATCTCGTCCAGGATACCTTCGATATTTGATACAATGTTATTATAAATTACAGGCATATTTTTGGCCCTTGATGCACTTTGATTATCccatttcaaaacaagACTCTCTGTGGTTCTTTGAATACCAATGGTTATCTTACCTTTACTGTCCATCTTACCATTTAACCAATATCTAACCGTAATTACACTTTTTTTGGAGTCATAGTTATGGATCAGGTtacttttggaaaatttccCACCACTGGCTAGCTTTAAAAATTCTCTATGAACCATGTATAGTTGTAGTGTCAACACATATTTGTGTAAGAAATTGTAAAGAGATGATAAGGGATCAttacttttcaaaagaatctCATTAATTAACTTCTCCAGTCTTGGCTTATTTAAAGGTAGGCTATTACCGTTAGGGTTGGAGCCATCATCGTTGTTACCGCTGCTACCGTTGGGTGAATTGGATTCTGTTACGGTTGAAACGCTCTGCTCAGCTTCTGTGCTAAATAGGAGTTTCAAATCCACGAAAAACAAGGGCGACTGTCTATTTACAGTGGATAACTGAATCTCAAATTCATTGGTTACAGCAAAGTATATTCTGCCGTTCTTAATACGATAGTTATGCAACGGTTTAGGAACGTTCATTAATGCAATTTTGATCGAAACAGTTAAGTTCAGATCCTGCAATCTTTGTAAAATCAAACTCAGGGGCACTTTAGCCATTCCATCTACTGCATCCGTGGAGTCACCGCCACCACTCAATTTGAAGTTGTGCGTAGGTAAATTAGGTCTGCCAAGACTCAAAACCTCCAAAGCAGTGACCAAATCCACATTTGGCAATTTAGCATTGGTCATGGAATCAAGGCTACTCTTCAAAGCCCAGATACAATTGTTGACATTCATATTGGTCATTCTAAACCAGTTCAAAAGATCGATCAATACATGGAAATTGTTCTGTTTTATAGTACGGGCCCATTTTACAAGCACATAAAGTTTTAAAAATTGTGTCCTTAAGAATATAATCAGTTGCAAAAAAcgtattttctttgctgAATTGGGCTCATTCATCTGAGTGTGCACGTTAGTCTTCATGTATTGAGCAATCTCCTTCATGGTAAATACCGTCAAGTTCCTTACTACCAATGCTAAACTGACCTGATTAATCTCAACGTGTGGTAACGAGGGCGGTGGTGTGCTCGTTACGGCTCCCGCTGCAGCACTTGTACTGGTCGGTACCATTTCCAGAGACTCCTTCTGAGCAGTTGTGGTCTCCGGGACGGTTGCTGAGGGACTATGCAGTTGAGTGTTCTTAACAGGACCCTGTTGCTCTTGTCCATTCTGCTCAGAATGGTCCTTCAGCGCGGGCATCTCGTTAGAAAGTCTATCCTCATTAGCCAGCATATGTGGGGAACCTATCGTGGTAGTCATTGCCCAACCGAGAAACCCTATACTTTCCTACCCGTTTTTAGTTCTCTTCCTGATGATCTATCACAACACAACCCATGTTAAATGcctgaaaaattcaccGTTTTACTTGCAGCAGCGGCCGTGCGATGGGACAATCGTTTAGTTAGCATTAAGCGGGACAAACTAGTTGAATTTAGTGGCATCAAAGAGGCAGTGAACCACAGGGAAGAGAGGGTGGTGTGATTAATTGCAGGATGTGGGGGGACAGTATGCGCGAGCCTGGTATGACCATGGACAATGAATTGAAGGCAGTGAAGCCGCTGATGGAAGAGGATGGTGTGGACGGTGCGAGGAGAATAAATAAGGGTATGGGCTTCCAGAAGTCTTCTACCGAGCACCTATTGATTTCGCCTGGCAGAGACGGCTCAGTACCGTTGAATGGGTTGAAGTCATCGCCTGCAGATCCGCACTTGTCAGATGTGAACTCTATTCTGGAAAACTCCCGTATTGGTGATGGGACGGCGTTGACGTCTGTCAATAATCTCATCATGGCCACGTCGGCGAatggtgatggtgatggtgatggtgatggtgcTGATGGCGATAGTAAGAGACCGCCTATCTCGAATTCTTCGTCCCGGTCGTCATTTTTTGACACAGTTTTAAGCACATTTTCCTTGAAATCAGCTTCACAGGATACAGTTACCAATGAAGCCAGAGATACAGAGGTTCGGTTCGCCTCCAAGGAGGCTAATGAGAAGTTccatcaaattttcaaatcgaTACCTTCTAAGGCAAAGCTTGTCGGGGACTATTTCTGCTACTTCCACAGAGAATTCCCCTACCAAGGCAGGATTTTCCTTTCGGACACACATATATGTTTCAATTCTACTGTACTAAATTGGATGGCAAAGGTGCAAATTCCATTGAATGAAATCAAGTACTTGGACAAGGTGGCCACGAATTCAGGTGCCATTTCTATAGAGACGttaacaaacaaatatacaTTTTCCGGATTCATGTCAAGAGATAAGGTTTTCGAATTGATTACACGCATTTGGTCGAAGGAGAATTTGACCAAGATCAATGATGTTATGGAGGTGGATGAAAGGATCTCCAAGACAAAGGGCATGTCGCCGGCGCCCTCCTCCATATTCAACAGTGTTTCTACAAATGCATATAACGATTTCATATCGACAACGACTACAGAACCCACAAGCAGAGCTTCGTACATGAGTGAGAACGACATGCTCATTGAAGAAGCAATCAGGTCTGTGGACGATTATACGGGGACGCCAAAagcatcttcatcttcaccatcattgtcgtcatcgtcgtcgcCACCATCAACATTTGGTTCTTCAACAACATATTATCGCAGGCCCGTGTATAGATTGAAGCAAAATGCCCCATTCCAGTATGACGGGCCCTTTCATGTGGATGAAACAATGGACTTCCCGTATAAACCCGAGGTAAACAACGAATATGTGCTAGTAGAACGCCAATTCAATGTTCCACCAGGCCTGCTTTTCATAATGATGTTCAATGAGGACAatccaatttttgaattgaaCTTCCTAAAAGATCAAGACTCATCGAATATTTCGCATATTGGgacatttgaaaaagtcaaCAAGGACGGACAGCATTACAGAAATTTCCAATATACCAAACAATTGCATTTTCCCGTGGGGCCCAAATCCACTAACTGCCAAGTGACGGAGATTCTTTTACATTGCGACTGGGAAAGGTATATAAACGTTTTAAGTATAACAAGAACACCGAACGTCCCGAGTGGTACAAGCTTCAGCACCAGGACGAGGTACATGTTTCGCTGGGATGATCAGGGGCAAGGTTGTATATTGAAGGTAAGCTTCTGGGTGGACTGGAACGCGTCCAGTTGGATTAAACCGATGGTAGAGAGCAACTGTAAAAACGGGCAAATCAGTGCCACCAAAGATCTTGTAGAGTTGGTCGACCAGTTCGTAGGAGAGTATGTGGAACTAAGCAAGGAAAGAACGGATGCACTCAATGCGTTACCAAGTGTTGCGTCATTTGGGTCACCAAGGAAAATTGCGCCCGAGTTGGTACTGGCACTGCCCGAGACGAATACTGACGCTGCGGGGGAAACCCCAGAAGTGAGCAACGATAGATGGAGGTTCAATTGGGTGAACATAGTGATACTAGTGCTGTTGACGCTGAATCTGCTGTACTTGATGAAactgaacaagaaaatgaacaaaatgACAAAATTGATGACGCATAAGAACGACGTTACCGTGCACCGGAATTTATTAGATATACCTGCCGAGGTGCAATGGTCGAAACGAAGAGACCGCAGTAGATTGTAACGAGTGATCAcgtatgtatgtatgtatgtatgtatgtatgtatgtatggTATGAAAAACGATGCTATGTAGAAAACGTGAACCGTGGTAGTTCTGGGTAATTCAGTCTGTAGGCTTCGTCACGGGCGGTATCCTGACTCGGTGAGTTGGTTGTGGCGTTTAGTTGCgaatttgatattttctggAAGAAGGAGATTGACTGGTTGAATCTGTATTCGTTGAACGACTCCTTCGGCAGCGACTGTTGCTGCAGTTGTGCGGGCATTGTGTTTGTGTTCGTGTTTGGTTTAGCTATATTATTGGCCAATGAAGTCTGCAGCTTGCTATACTGAGAGTCGATTTCCTTGCGCAGACCTTCAATTATTTTGCAGACCGCGGGTACCTCAAGTTTTATCAGCTGCAAGTATTCTCTTTTATAAATAGACGACGGGTCCATCATGGACAATTCAGGGTGCTTAGACAGCTTATTAGTCAATAAATCCACGTATCTAAAGTAATAAATAAACGCCAGCGACAGATCACCGGTCTGGAACGCACACTGCGCCTTTTCCAAGATGCCGATGCatgttttcaaatatatCCTCAGCGGTATGGACGGATTGAAGCGGTAATCCTTAGCGTCCTGGACCAACAGCTTACTAGACTTCATGACCGGACCGGAGCCAGAGAGAAGTGGGAGAAAAGTAGTGGGCAGTGagcaaatgaaaacaacTCGTACTGGCACTTTGATTGCAGCAAATTTCTTATTCTCGTGCAGTATTAATATTATCTATCTAACCATTGATTTACCTATAAAGCTGTCGATGCTCATCGCTCCAGactgaaaaaaacgaaaattttttttgttgcgcattttttttcattgcgTGTCCCGCAAGAGCGACTCGAGAGTGATTGAGTGtgtataataatataaaaagagtGTATATGCCTATTTGTTATGGTTGTTATGGTTGAGCAGTAGGCTCGGCTTCTACTGGGGCAGCAGCAGCGGCAGCAGCCTCAGCGTCAGCAGCCTCAGCGTCTGGGGCTGCCCACGGCAGAGTGGGTTCTGTCGTGGCAACGTTCGCCAAGGCGTTGTCCAAATGCTCTTTCAGTAAGACCTCGTTGGACTCCTTCTCTGGACCCACAGAGTGTGTGATATCTTTCACGCGGTCCAAGAACTTGTTCAAGTTGTAGCCCGCAGCAGCGTCAGACACCTCCTGCGTGTAGGGGACACCCTTCAGTTCCCTAACCCTTCTCTTGTGCACCTTCCCCTTCAAATGCGTCTTCAGCGCTATAGCAGTCTCCATGTACTTTGCACAGTGTATGCAGTAATGTTGCCCCAGCCCCGCCTTGGTTTCGTCCAATGGCTGGTTCAGAAGCTTCTGCACAGACTCCTTAGTGGCCAGATCGTTGTAGATCAAGTCCAAGTCccttgttcttctcttaGTCTTGTACCTCTTTACTGAATATCTACCCATGGCGTGTTCCTTTTGCTTAGTGTTCTTCTTGACTTACAGCACTGTTCAcctcatctcatctcacACTCTTTGCCATATATATCCGCGACTAAATTTGCTTTTGGCCCTTACcagcagaaaaaaaaattttccacagaaaatagaaaaaaagaaactaaacggaaataaaaaaagcGGAAATAACGATCGATTTACAGGACTTATATTCATTGCACCCGTACCCCATACATCCGTaccttttattttttagatttttttatttttatttttgcttttctgCTTTGAACGTTGGCGTCCGAAATGACTTCGCGCACTAATGCTGACTAAGGAACTTTTCACTTTCGGTTTGGTGGTGGGATTCTAGTGAGAGTTtataagaagaagaagattttagAGGAGTTGATATACCTTTATTGCTAGTGTTAGTTATTTCGTAAttgcaaattcaaaagaagtaTATCAAATAACCTATTCAAGATGGCTAGAAGACCAGCTAGATGTTACAGATACCAAAAGAACAAGCCTTATCCAAAGTCTAGATACAACAGAGCTGTTCCAGACTCCAAGATCAGAATTTACGATCTAGGTAAGAAGAAGGCCACTGTCGATGAATTTCCATTGTGTGTCCATTTAGTTTCCAATGAATTGGAACAATTGTCTTCTGAAGCTTTGGAAGCTGCCCGTATTTGTGCCAACAAGTACATGACCACTGTCTCTGGTAGAGATGCTTTCCACTTGAGAGTCAGAGTCCACCCTTTCCACGTCTTGAGAATCAACAAAATGTTGTCTTGTGCCGGTGCGGATAGATTGCAACAAGGTATGAGAGGTGCCTGGGGTAAGCCTCACGGTTTGGCCGCTCGTGTCAGCATTGGTCAAATTATCTTCTCTGTCAGAACCAAGGACAACAACAAGGATGTTGTCGTCGAAGGTTTGAGAAGAGCCAGATACAAGTTCCCAGGTCAACAAAAGATCATCATGTCCAAGAAGTGGGGTTTCACCAACTTGGACAGACCAGACTACTTGAAGAAGGCTCAAGCCGGTGAAGTCAAGGATGACGGTTCTTTCGTTAAGTTCTTGTCCAAGAAGGGTTCTTTGGAACACAACGTCAGAGAATTCCCAGAATACTTTGCTGGTCAAGCTTAAATTCTTCACTGAATTTGAacagacaaaaaaaaaatttttctttttaccattttttggcttttgaaaaaaaaatgctagtttttaaacaataaatatatttatacGTGATTGTAATACATATAATTATGTGTTTTTTTAGAGATTAATGTTGAGGATTAAGTGGGAAGAGAGGGAGACACCTGCCAGCTTTTTTGtgtcaacaaaaaaaattggcGGTGACATCGAAATCATAAGGTGAACTAGACAAAAAGGTAGCAACCGTTAGAGGGACGTATACCGGCGATGTCACTCAGATTATTAGCGAGAAGCCACCAACTTCTGCCCCGTCGCAACTGGTTCTTCCCCGTCAGGCAGTATGCTAAAGAACCTCAATACGATGAAGCTGACCTATTTGCAGAAAACATAAACCATGGGGCGTATAAagccaagaaaagatcGTCTCAAGACCAGTTCCAATGGCCTGAAAAGTCAGCAGAACAGGTCTCGAAGGAAGCAGAACGGCAATGGGAAAGAATGGCTAAATTGTCTGCTGTTGGGCAGGGGATTCTTATCATCCTGGTAGTGGGTGGGTTAGGATCCGCCTACTTGCGTTGGCCTGAATTGAAATCCTGGTGGTTGATCAAGATGAATGGAGGTCGTGTAAACACAGTCCAAGAGCAAAATGGACAGGACTCCTTGGAGAAACTGGCCAGGCAAAAGGCCAAGAATCTTCTTAGGGAGATCCCGCAGGTGCCCACCTTTCAACACGGAATAGACTATCCCGGTGTGTACATATGGGGGAAATGTCATTCTAAAGATTCGTTGTTCCCCATCAGAGTCCCCAACTTGGATAACCGTAAATTTAGAGACATCCTACTGGCCCCCTCCGACGACTTCAACTGTAACTTTGCACTTGACGAAAAGGGCGATTTGATATCATGGGATGACTTGGGCCAAACGAAGACGTTATTGGCAGGTCAACATCTGACTTCAATGAAGTACTCAAGCGACTATCTGTACGCACTAACTAGAAAAGGTGAAATACTGGTCGTACCGATAAGGACTCCAAATCTGATTGCATCGAAGCTATCGTCAAGAAGATCAAAGCTGTTGCCATGGAAAACCAAACAAAGATATGATTGGAAATTAGAGACAAAACAAGTATTTGATACTAAAAAGGGCGAAAATCGCGTAGTACAGTTCGACACTGGTAGCCACCATTTGGTATTGCTATCCAATCTAGGTAAAGCCTATTCGTGTGCTACTGGGAATGACCAGAAACAGCCTCAATTATCAAGAGGTCAGTTTGGTATACCAACTTTATCTCAATTTGATGAGTTTCCGCCTAACAATGAGCTGTTCGAAATTGAATTACtaaacaaatacaaaaatgaaGGAGAGAACACTATTCAGAAAAGACAAATCGATAAGATTGCGTGCGGGTCTTACCATACGCTAGCATTGGACCATAATGGGGAGCTTTACGCCTTTGGTTGGAATCGGTTTGGGCAATTAGCTTTGCCCATCTCGTACAATTTAGAATATGTTTCATTCCCCAGATCAGTCACACATGCATTCAAACCGCATTTCCCCGGGTTAACAAACTGGAAATGTGTGGACATTCACTGTGATGACGAAACCTCGTTTGTTAACATTCGTAGGCCGGGTGTAATTCCagatcattattatttcgCATTTGGTAATGGACTTTTCGGTGAATTGGGTAACAACACTTTCAAGAACTCACAGTGTGAGCCAATTAAAATTAAATTaaataacaagaaagtGATCAATTGGAGTTGCGGTTCACATGCTGTCTTTGGTGAAACAGATCATGAACGTGAAGTGATTGTTTGGGGTAATAACGACCATGGTCAATTAGGTATAGGAAAGAAAACCATGAAATGCGCCAAGCCAATGAATATTCCAGACGTCTTGAAGCCCGGACAGGATACCAC
This DNA window, taken from Saccharomyces eubayanus strain FM1318 chromosome XII, whole genome shotgun sequence, encodes the following:
- the RGR1 gene encoding Rgr1p — encoded protein: MTTTIGSPHMLANEDRLSNEMPALKDHSEQNGQEQQGPVKNTQLHSPSATVPETTTAQKESLEMVPTSTSAAAGAVTSTPPPSLPHVEINQVSLALVVRNLTVFTMKEIAQYMKTNVHTQMNEPNSAKKIRFLQLIIFLRTQFLKLYVLVKWARTIKQNNFHVLIDLLNWFRMTNMNVNNCIWALKSSLDSMTNAKLPNVDLVTALEVLSLGRPNLPTHNFKLSGGGDSTDAVDGMAKVPLSLILQRLQDLNLTVSIKIALMNVPKPLHNYRIKNGRIYFAVTNEFEIQLSTVNRQSPLFFVDLKLLFSTEAEQSVSTVTESNSPNGSSGNNDDGSNPNGNSLPLNKPRLEKLINEILLKSNDPLSSLYNFLHKYVLTLQLYMVHREFLKLASGGKFSKSNLIHNYDSKKSVITVRYWLNGKMDSKGKITIGIQRTTESLVLKWDNQSASRAKNMPVIYNNIVSNIEGILDEIMFNHSRIIRSELLARDIFQEDEENPDVLLFQLPTTCVAMAPIQLKIDLLSGQFYFRNPTPLLSNYASKINRAESPEELARILQQLKLDKIIHVLTTMFENTGWSCSKIIKINKPIRTQLNINNNNTSKTESSTVVDNNSNSGDFSLLLQRDLFIRLPHWPLNWYLILSIISSKTSCVVEKRIGKIVSQRGKWNLKYLDNSNVMTVKLESITYQKIMILQKTILNRIINHMLIDSLNQLKIHNKICSSEMINEQKLPQYIVQGGSTNDNISIITLELESFLEGSKALNSILESSMFLRIDYSNSQIRLYAKFKRNTMMIQCQIDKLYIHFVKEEPLAFYLEENFTSLGIIIQYLTKFRQKLMQLVILTDVVERLHKNFESENFKIIALQPNEISFKYLSNNDEDDKDCTIKILTNDDSIKNLTVQLSPSNPQHIIQPFLDNSKMDYHFIFSYLQFTSSLFKALKVILVERGEKFRTGGSQYSTMVNIGLHNLNEYQIVYYNPQAGTKITICIELKTVLHNGRDKIQFHIHFADVAHITTKSPAYPMMHQVRNQVFMLDTKRLGTAETVKPTLASHAIRLGNGVACDPSEIEPILMEIHNILKVDSNSSLS
- the LAM6 gene encoding Lam6p — encoded protein: MWGDSMREPGMTMDNELKAVKPLMEEDGVDGARRINKGMGFQKSSTEHLLISPGRDGSVPLNGLKSSPADPHLSDVNSILENSRIGDGTALTSVNNLIMATSANGDGDGDGDGADGDSKRPPISNSSSRSSFFDTVLSTFSLKSASQDTVTNEARDTEVRFASKEANEKFHQIFKSIPSKAKLVGDYFCYFHREFPYQGRIFLSDTHICFNSTVLNWMAKVQIPLNEIKYLDKVATNSGAISIETLTNKYTFSGFMSRDKVFELITRIWSKENLTKINDVMEVDERISKTKGMSPAPSSIFNSVSTNAYNDFISTTTTEPTSRASYMSENDMLIEEAIRSVDDYTGTPKASSSSPSLSSSSSPPSTFGSSTTYYRRPVYRLKQNAPFQYDGPFHVDETMDFPYKPEVNNEYVLVERQFNVPPGLLFIMMFNEDNPIFELNFLKDQDSSNISHIGTFEKVNKDGQHYRNFQYTKQLHFPVGPKSTNCQVTEILLHCDWERYINVLSITRTPNVPSGTSFSTRTRYMFRWDDQGQGCILKVSFWVDWNASSWIKPMVESNCKNGQISATKDLVELVDQFVGEYVELSKERTDALNALPSVASFGSPRKIAPELVLALPETNTDAAGETPEVSNDRWRFNWVNIVILVLLTLNLLYLMKLNKKMNKMTKLMTHKNDVTVHRNLLDIPAEVQWSKRRDRSRL
- the RFU1 gene encoding Rfu1p encodes the protein MKSSKLLVQDAKDYRFNPSIPLRIYLKTCIGILEKAQCAFQTGDLSLAFIYYFRYVDLLTNKLSKHPELSMMDPSSIYKREYLQLIKLEVPAVCKIIEGLRKEIDSQYSKLQTSLANNIAKPNTNTNTMPAQLQQQSLPKESFNEYRFNQSISFFQKISNSQLNATTNSPSQDTARDEAYRLNYPELPRFTFST
- the BUD20 gene encoding Bud20p, yielding MGRYSVKRYKTKRRTRDLDLIYNDLATKESVQKLLNQPLDETKAGLGQHYCIHCAKYMETAIALKTHLKGKVHKRRVRELKGVPYTQEVSDAAAGYNLNKFLDRVKDITHSVGPEKESNEVLLKEHLDNALANVATTEPTLPWAAPDAEAADAEAAAAAAAPVEAEPTAQP
- the RPL10 gene encoding 60S ribosomal protein uL16; its protein translation is MARRPARCYRYQKNKPYPKSRYNRAVPDSKIRIYDLGKKKATVDEFPLCVHLVSNELEQLSSEALEAARICANKYMTTVSGRDAFHLRVRVHPFHVLRINKMLSCAGADRLQQGMRGAWGKPHGLAARVSIGQIIFSVRTKDNNKDVVVEGLRRARYKFPGQQKIIMSKKWGFTNLDRPDYLKKAQAGEVKDDGSFVKFLSKKGSLEHNVREFPEYFAGQA
- the FMP25 gene encoding Fmp25p, which codes for MSLRLLARSHQLLPRRNWFFPVRQYAKEPQYDEADLFAENINHGAYKAKKRSSQDQFQWPEKSAEQVSKEAERQWERMAKLSAVGQGILIILVVGGLGSAYLRWPELKSWWLIKMNGGRVNTVQEQNGQDSLEKLARQKAKNLLREIPQVPTFQHGIDYPGVYIWGKCHSKDSLFPIRVPNLDNRKFRDILLAPSDDFNCNFALDEKGDLISWDDLGQTKTLLAGQHLTSMKYSSDYLYALTRKGEILVVPIRTPNLIASKLSSRRSKLLPWKTKQRYDWKLETKQVFDTKKGENRVVQFDTGSHHLVLLSNLGKAYSCATGNDQKQPQLSRGQFGIPTLSQFDEFPPNNELFEIELLNKYKNEGENTIQKRQIDKIACGSYHTLALDHNGELYAFGWNRFGQLALPISYNLEYVSFPRSVTHAFKPHFPGLTNWKCVDIHCDDETSFVNIRRPGVIPDHYYFAFGNGLFGELGNNTFKNSQCEPIKIKLNNKKVINWSCGSHAVFGETDHEREVIVWGNNDHGQLGIGKKTMKCAKPMNIPDVLKPGQDTTDLKSIYDSKFRLTNQQRIVTNGDKSCIYWRV